From the genome of Nicotiana sylvestris chromosome 2, ASM39365v2, whole genome shotgun sequence, one region includes:
- the LOC138885571 gene encoding uncharacterized protein gives MEVYIEDMLIKSLNADDHLKHLQETFDILRKHSMKLNLEKCLFGVSFDKFLGFLASQRVIEVNPDKIKAIEDIPDQLSSVKRVQRLTRRMDALSIFRIPKEIACDNGPQFIGTKVTKFFEDLKIKRITSSPYHPSANGQAKSMNKVIIQNLKKILEVTKGKWLEELPGVLWEYRTTAKSSMGETPFSLVYGAEALNPVEIGELTLRYFQANEEANNEAMLVNLKLLDEPRDLAHIKMATQNQIIERYYNRRANFHYFKVGDLVLRKLNQNTQELNAGKLGPTWEGSYQKSVVTGKESYELESQDGKKFPSNWNVAHLKRYYC, from the exons atggaagtttatatagaAGATATGCTTATTAAGTCTTTGAATGCAGATGATCATCTTAAACACTTGCAAGAAACTTTTGACATCCTAAGGAAGCATAGCATGAAGCTTAACCTCGAGAAATGTTTGTTCGGAGTCAGCTTCGATAAGTTCCTGGGATTCCTGGCATCACAAAGGGTAATTGAGgttaaccccgataaaatcaaagccatcgaagacATCCCGGACCAGTTGTCAAGCGTAAAAAGGGTTCAAAGGCTCACGAGGAGAATGGATGCTTTGAGCAT aTTTAGGATACCAAAGGAGATAGCCTGCGACAACGGGCCACAATTTATAGGCACAAAAGTCACAAAGTTCTTTGAAGACTTGAAGATCAAAAGGATCACATCTTCTCCCTATCATCCAAGCGCAAATGGTCAAGCGAAATCAATGAACAAAGTGATTATACAAAATCTCAAAAAGATATTGGAAGTAACTAAAGGCAAATGGCTCGAGGAACTGCCCGGTGTATTATGGGAATACCGAACAACAGCTAAATCGAGTATGGGAGAAACTCCTTTTTCCCTTGTATATGGAGCAGAAGCCTTGAACCCGGTGGAAATAGGGGAGTTGACCTTGAGATACTTCCAAGCAAATGAAGAAGCAAACAATGAAGCAATGTTGGTCAATTTGAAGCTGCTTGATGAACCCAGGGACTTGGCACATATAAAGATGGCAACTCAAAACCAGATAATagaaagatattacaatcgaagagccaacttccattatttcaaagtgggagacTTGGTTTTAAGGAAACTAAATCAAAACACCCAGGAACTCAATGCAGGGAAGCTAGGTCCGACATGGGAAGGATCCTACCAAAAATCAGTTGTCACCGGGAAAGAATCATACGAGTTAGAGAGTCAAGACGGAAAAAAgtttccaagcaattggaacgtgGCACATCTCAAGAGATACTATTGCTAA
- the LOC104234417 gene encoding uncharacterized protein At5g19025-like, with protein MVCLLPLDQEKTMAKSQNSTDPSLKLGKINQIQKKKYISNSKNQLSIPACEKSRSALIDVMILIAVIGACGVLLYPSVNLLVNKIPEILRIISSEVKEEILEAPVVYICLGLSILFAGIALLAVTACTGRRCGKPGCRGLKKAAEFDIQLETEDCVKNSAKDGVNKKGLFELPRDHHRELEAELKRMAPPNGRAVLIFRGRCGCSVGTMEVPGPKKNRKVKK; from the coding sequence ATGGTCTGTTTACTGCCACTTGACCAAGAAAAAACCATGGCCAAATCACAGAATTCAACTGACCCTAGTCTGAAATTGGGGAAAATCAatcaaattcaaaagaaaaagtacATTTCAAATTCCAAGAATCAATTAAGTATCCCTGCTTGTGAAAAATCTCGTTCTGCTTTGATTGATGTAATGATTTTGATTGCTGTGATTGGTGCCTGTGGGGTTTTGCTGTATCCTTCTGTTAATCTTTTGGTGAATAAAATACCTGAAATTCTCAGAATAATCAGCTCTGAGGTGAAAGAGGAAATTTTAGAAGCTCCAGTGGTATACATCTGTTTAGGACTTAGTATTTTATTTGCTGGAATAGCTCTTTTGGCAGTTACAGCATGTACAGGCAGGAGATGTGGGAAACCAGGTTGTCGTGGGCTTAAGAAAGCTGCTGAATTTGATATACAATTAGAGACAGAAGATTGTGTTAAGAATTCAGCAAAAGATGGAGTCAATAAGAAGGGATTATTCGAGTTACCTCGCGATCATCATAGAGAACTGGAAGCTGAGCTTAAAAGGATGGCACCTCCTAATGGAAGAGCTGTTCTTATATTTCGAGGTAGATGCGGATGCTCTGTAGGTACAATGGAAGTGCCTGGACCGAAAAAGAATCGAAAGGTTAAGAAATAA